From Cricetulus griseus strain 17A/GY chromosome 1 unlocalized genomic scaffold, alternate assembly CriGri-PICRH-1.0 chr1_0, whole genome shotgun sequence, a single genomic window includes:
- the Pi16 gene encoding peptidase inhibitor 16 isoform X2, translated as MLSSCSLWATLPTLLLLLTVTGPTSALTEDEKQTMVELHNFYRAQVSPPASDMLQMRWDDDLAAFAKAYAEKCVWGHNKERGRRGENLFAITDEGMDVPLAVENWHEERQHYNLSSATCDPGQICGHYTQVVWSKTERIGCGSHFCETLQGVEEANIHLLVCNYEPPGNVKGRKPYQEGTPCSQCPLGYSCENFLCEPTRNPEQAQDSPPRVTEVPSTRAAEAPSSRETGTPSLATSETLRFSSVTKVSDSLATESSPAVETKAPSSLATEGPSSMATEAPSYLREVSSISDAHIQPSLDEEPVNFLTSPHAPVTKYTDKDASKSSATSLSPEKSPYPKMSPTQTGEVLPQTQVETEAQLPEAEAELPEAEAELPVSSEVVVPVLPTQELSGQQASLDHSGHPASTALPNFPRASAWANASVGRTLALQSTGTGAENPEKAGWDLKQSSAHVWGPFLGLLLPALLLAGIF; from the exons atgctcagctcctGCAGCCTCTGGGCCACGCTGCCCACACTTCTGCTGCTGCTGACTGTCACTGGCCCCACCTCAGCCCTCACGGAGGATGAGAAGCAAACCATGGTGGAGCTTCACAACTTCTACCGTGCCCAGGTGTCCCCACCAGCCTCAGACATGCTACAGATG AGGTGGGACGACGACCTAGCGGCCTTCGCCAAGGCCTATGCGGAGAAGTGCGTGTGGGGTCACAACAAGGAGCGCGGGCGGCGCGGAGAGAACCTGTTCGCCATCACCGACGAGGGCATGGACGTGCCGCTGGCCGTGGAGAACTGGCACGAGGAGCGCCAACACTACAACCTCAGCAGCGCCACCTGCGACCCCGGACAGATATGCGGCCACTACACCCAG GTAGTCTGGAGCAAGACTGAGAGAATTGGCTGTGGTTCCCACTTCTGTGAGACGCTCCAGGGAGTGGAGGAAGCCAACATCCATTTGTTGGTGTGCAACTATGAGCCTCC GGGAAACGTGAAGGGGCGCAAGCCCTACCAGGAAGGGACACCTTGCTCCCAGTGCCCCCTTGGCTACAGCTGCGAGAACTTTCTCTGCG AACCCACAAGAAACCCGGAACAGGCGCAGGATTCTCCTCCACGGGTGACCGAGGTCCCTTCCACCCGGGCAGCTGAAGCCCCAAGCTCCAGAGAAACCGGTACTCCGTCCCTAGCAACCTCTGAGACTCTACGTTTCTCCTCGGTAACAAAGGTCTCGGACTCCCTGGCAACCGAGTCCTCACCTGCGGTAGAAACAAAGGCCCCATCTTCCTTAGCAACGGAAGGCCCCTCCTCCATGGCAACAGAGGCTCCATCTTACCTAAGGGAGGTCTCCTCCATTTCCGATGCTCACATCCAGCCCTCACTGGATGAAGAGCCAGTTAACTTTCTCACATCACCACATGCCCCTGTCACCAAATATACGGACAAAGACGCCAGCAAGTCAAGTGCAACCTCCCTGAGCCCAGAGAAATCTCCCTACCCCAAGATGTCCCCGACACAGACAGGAGAGGTGCTACCCCAGACCCAGGTGGAGACTGAGGCCCAGTTGCCTGAGGCGGAGGCAGAGTTGCCTGAGGCAGAGGCCGAGTTGCCTGTTTCCAGTGAGGTGGTGGTGCCAGTTCTTCCAACCCAGGAGCTCAGCGGGCAGCAGGCCTCACTGGACCACTCGGGCCACCCTGCCTCCACGGCCCTGCCCAACTTCCCCAGGGCCTCTGCCTGGGCTAATGCCTCAGTTGGGCGCACCCTGGCCTTACAATCAACCGGGACAG GTGCAGAGAACCCTGAAAAGGCTGGCTGGGATTTGAAGCAGAGTTCTGCTCACGTATGGGGCCCTTTCCTGGGACTGCTGCTGCCTGCCCTGCTGTTGGCTGGCATATTCTGA